GCCCGGCGTAAAAAGCAGATGGTAGCGAGCGACGGCCGGGATAATGCCGGCTGCGCCATTTGTTGGCGCCGTCACCACGCGGCCTCCGGCGGCGTTCTCTTCATTGACTGCCATTGCGAACGCGTTCACCCAATCCATGGGCGCGAGCGGATCGGCCGTGGGCCTGCCGCTAAGCTTCTGAAACAATCGCGGAGCGCGCCGGCGCACTTTGAGACCCCCGGGAAGAATGCCTTCCGTTCGCAGGCCACGATCGATGCAGGCTTCCATCGTGAGATGAATCTGATTCAGCCGCTCGCGGATCTCTGATTCGGGCTTCCAGGCATTTTCATTCTCAAGCGCAATTTCCCAAATTGATAATCCCGTTTCATCGCCGATGCGGAGAAGATCGGCGGCGCTGCAAAATGGAAATGGAACTTCCTTCTTTGCAGATGCGCCAGATGGGGCGCCCTCTTCACCTTCTTTGCTTATGAATCCGCCGCCAATGGAGTAATAAATCTGTGTGTCCAACACGCTGCCGTCAGTCGCGAACGCGGTAAATCGCATTGCATTGGAGTGCCCAGGGAGGGTTTCTGTCGTTCGAAACACCAGATCGCGGGGCTCGTCGAAATTGATCGGGCGCCGATGCAGCAGGCTCAGCTTTCCCGTTTGGCGAACCTCAGCCACGAGCGACTCGATTTTGCCGGGATCAACCTGATCCGGCGCTTCGCCCAACAATCCGAGAATCACGGCGCGATCCGTGGCATGGCCGCGCCCTGTGAGAGCGAGAGAGCCGAATAATTCGGTGCTCAGGCGCGCGACGTCGGGGAGGCGTCCATTGGAGAAGATGCGCGAGACGAAGTCTTTGGCGGCGCGCATCGGGCCAACTGTGTGCGAACTCGACGGCCCAATCCCGATCTTGAAAATCTCAAAAACGCTGGTTTTCACGTTAATTACTTCGTTACTAGCATTGTAGGCCAACCGCAGGAGTGCATCCGGTTACTTCCTGGGACCACAGCGAAAAATACGCGATTTCAGCATGGTATGCTCACATGTTTTGTCCCTGAATGGACTTTTGAGACACACTTAGGTACGCATGGATTTTCAGTTCACAGAAGAGCAGGATCAGCTCAAGCGCTCGGTGCGGGAATTTGCCGAGTCGGAGATTCGTCCACACGTAATGGAGTGGGACGAGAAATCTGAGTTCCCCCTTGCGATCATTAAGCAACTCGGCAAAATGGGATTGATGGGCGTAGTCTTTCCGCCCGACTACGGCGGCGCCGGTCTCGGCTATGTGGACTACGTGATCGCCGTCGAGGAGCTGTCACGCGTTGATGGATCGGTAGGCATCATCGTTGCCGCCCACAATTCTCTCTGCTCGAACCATATCTATGTTGCTGGCAACGAAGAGCAGAAGCAGAAATATCTTCCTAAATTGGCATCGGGAGAATTCATCGGGTGTTGGGGGCTGACGGAGCCCGGCTCGGGCTCCGATGCGGGCAGTGCGCGCATGACGGCAGTTCGCCGCGGTCGCAATTGGGTGCTCAACGGCACGAAAACTTTCATCACCAACGGCCATTATGCAGATGTTGCGGTCATCATCGCTGTGACGGATAAGACCACCGGCACTCACGGGCTGTCCGCCTTCATCGTCGACAAAGATACGAAAGGCTTTCGTCCCGGCAAAAAAGAAAACAAGCTCGGCCTGCGTGCCAGTGACACGGCGGAATTGATTTTTGAAGATTGCGTGATTCCGGCGGAGAACCTCGTCGGAAAAGAAGGCGACGGTTTTATCGATGCCATGCGCGTTCTCGATGGTGGGCGCATCTCGATTGCGGCGCTCTCGCTAGGCATCGCACAGGGCGCATTCGAAGCCGCACTCAAATATTCAAAGGAGCGCAAGCAGTTTGGACGACCGATCAGCGATTTTCAGGCAATCCAATGGAAGCTCACCGACATGGCCACAGAAATCGACGCCGCCCGTCTGCTCACCCTTCGGGCCGCCTCGATGAAAGATGCTGGGCTGAAGACCACGCAAGAGTCTTCGATGGCCAAGTTGTACGCGAGCGAAGTTGCAGTGCGTTGCGCGAACGAAGGAGTGCAGATTCACGGTGGTTACGGCTTCATCAAAGACTATCCTGCGGAAAAGTACTATCGTGACGTAAAACTCTGCACCATCGGCGAAGGCACCAGCGAGATTCAGAGGCTAGTAATCGCCAGGCAGTTGCTGAAGAGCTACTGAGCTGCTCAGGTTCTGAGTCTCCTGAGCTTCTAAGCCTCTCCTATACACTGTCCTGTTCGCGATGCCTGTTCCCGCAGAAACCGAAAAGACGAGCGCATCATCGCTCGAATCATTCGTGGAGCGCATTCGCGGCGGTGAGGTTCGTGCTCTCGCTCGCGCGATCACCGCGATTGAAAACAGCTCCGCGCAAGCGACTCGGTTGATGAAGGCGCTGTTTCCCTACAGCGGAAACGCGACCGTGATCGGACTTACGGGCTCGCCCGGCGCCGGCAAGAGCACGCTGGTTGATCAACTCGCCCGCGAGTACCGCAAGCAGGAGAAGACGATTGGCATCATCGCTGTTGATCCCACGAGCCCGTACACAGGCGGAGCAATTCTTGGCGACCGCATTCGCATGCAGGCGCATCATGCCGATACGGGAATTTACATTCGCAGCATGGCGACCCGCGGTTTTCTTGGAGGACTCGCGCCAGCAACTGCAGACGTAGCCACGCTGCTTGATGCCTCCGGC
This is a stretch of genomic DNA from Terriglobales bacterium. It encodes these proteins:
- a CDS encoding L-serine ammonia-lyase, with product MKTSVFEIFKIGIGPSSSHTVGPMRAAKDFVSRIFSNGRLPDVARLSTELFGSLALTGRGHATDRAVILGLLGEAPDQVDPGKIESLVAEVRQTGKLSLLHRRPINFDEPRDLVFRTTETLPGHSNAMRFTAFATDGSVLDTQIYYSIGGGFISKEGEEGAPSGASAKKEVPFPFCSAADLLRIGDETGLSIWEIALENENAWKPESEIRERLNQIHLTMEACIDRGLRTEGILPGGLKVRRRAPRLFQKLSGRPTADPLAPMDWVNAFAMAVNEENAAGGRVVTAPTNGAAGIIPAVARYHLLFTPGAQSEDIFRYLLTAGAIGILYKENASISGAEVGCQGEVGVACSIAAGGLVAALGGT
- a CDS encoding acyl-CoA dehydrogenase → MDFQFTEEQDQLKRSVREFAESEIRPHVMEWDEKSEFPLAIIKQLGKMGLMGVVFPPDYGGAGLGYVDYVIAVEELSRVDGSVGIIVAAHNSLCSNHIYVAGNEEQKQKYLPKLASGEFIGCWGLTEPGSGSDAGSARMTAVRRGRNWVLNGTKTFITNGHYADVAVIIAVTDKTTGTHGLSAFIVDKDTKGFRPGKKENKLGLRASDTAELIFEDCVIPAENLVGKEGDGFIDAMRVLDGGRISIAALSLGIAQGAFEAALKYSKERKQFGRPISDFQAIQWKLTDMATEIDAARLLTLRAASMKDAGLKTTQESSMAKLYASEVAVRCANEGVQIHGGYGFIKDYPAEKYYRDVKLCTIGEGTSEIQRLVIARQLLKSY